The segment CATAAGGGCTAATATAGCACCCTGAATTTTATGGTGTGTGCAATACTGCGAAGTTCTTTAATTACATCTTTGCTGTATGCTTTATCGATATCGGTGATCACATACCCGATTTGTTCATTTGTTTTCAGGTATTGCCCTGCAATATTGATGTTGTGATCGGCCAATACCTTGTTGATCTGCGCCAGTATACCCGGAACGTTTTCGTGAATGTGAATAAGTCTGTGGGCATTTTCAAGTGTTGGTAAAACCAGGTTTGGAAAGTTTACACTGTTGGAAGTGCTTCCGGTGTTTATATAATCCATGAATTTACCCGGAACAAAATTGCCAATGTTCTCCTGTGCTTCCACCGTGCTTCCTCCGATGTGCGGTGTAAGTATTGTATTCGGTAAACCCCTTAATTCGGAAATAAACTCTTCTTCGTTGTTAGGTTCAACAGGAAATACATCAATAGCGCAACCGCCAACATTTCCATTAAGAATATTCGCTTTTAGTGCCGCGATATCCACTACGTGGCCCCGGCTCAGGTTTATGAAGATAACGCCTTTTTTCATCCAACCGAATTCGCGTTCACCGATCAGGTTTTTGTTTGCAGCACGGCCGTCAACATGCAGGGAAACAACATCGGCCTGCTCCAAAACTTCTTTCATGGTTTTACAACGGGTGGCATTGCCCAGTGAAAGTTTTTCTTCAATATCATAATAGAGAACCTTCATTCCCATTGATTCAGCCAACACAGAAAGTTGTGCACCAATATTCCCGTAACCGATTAACCCAAGTTTTTTTCCGCGTATCTCATAACTTCCGGCAGCGGATTTATCCCATTTACCCTGGTGCATTTTGTTTGACTTCTCTACAATCTTTCGGATAAGGATGATCATCTCCGCTACCACCAGCTCTACCACCGAGCGTGTGTTGCTGAAGGGTGCATTAAACACAGCAACACCTTTTTGTGTGGCTGCCTTTAAATCGATTTGATTGGTGCCGATACAAAAGGCTCCTATGGTCATTAGCCGGTTGGCCTGCTCCAATACTTTTTCAGTAACTTGGGTTTTGGAACGGATACCCAGTACCGATACATTTTTGATTTTTTTGCACAACTCTTCTTCTGACAGTGCTGCCGGATAGGTTTCCACAGTAAAGCCTTCTGCCCGCATTAATTCCACCGCCACCGGATGCACATTTTCCAAAAGCAAAACGTGTATTCGGTTTTTGGGGTAGGAGATAGCCGTGTTTAATTTATTGAGGTATAGAAATTCATCCAGGCTGGGGGTTATGTGATCAGCCTTTTCCATAATATTTTCGCGCTCAACATTCTCAGTAAACGCAAAGAACTTATTGGCAAGACCGGCATGTTTTATTTCATAGTCGGTATAGCCATCGCCAATTACATAAACATCTCCTGGTAAGTTGAGTCGTTTTAATTGTTCAACTTTTCCATTGTTGGCGGAGAGTGGATTTTCTTTATCAAAACCAATAACTTCCCCTTTCTCATCAAAATGAAAACGATTCGCTAAGATGTTCTCAGGCTTGATGCCAAACTCGGTGACTACAGGATCGATAAACATGTGAAAGCCATTGCTGATCACATAGATATTATCGGCATATTTTTTAAAGAATTCGCGGTTACGTTTAAAAGATTCGGAAACCTGTGCTTTTAAACGCTCTGCTAATTGCAATAAGTGCGATTTGTTTGGTGCCAGAAGTTCTACACGTTTTTCCAGTGATTCACGAAAAGAGATGGAACCATCCATGCCCTGGTTGGTGATTTCACGGATCATCTTTTTTCTTTCTTCTCCTTCCGGATGATCCCTTAAGCTGATTTCAGCCAAGAGGTCGAAGGCTTCTATTTTGGTAAAGGTGCTATCGAAATCGATTACGATGTACTTGTTGAGTTTCATTGGGCGCTTGAAAACTCAAATATATAAACCGTAAGAAGATATTGTTTAAATACTTTGAAAGACTACAGACTAATGAACGTTAGCCTCAATGAAAGTTTTCATATAATCTTTAATCATAGCCCTCACTTTTCGGAACTCATTCAGTATTTCCTGTTCGGAACCTGTGGCTTTGGCCGGATCGGGGAAGTTATGATGAAAGGATTTAACGGTTGCGGGAAAGTAGGGACAGTTTTCCTTTGCGTTGTCACAAACGGTAATCACATAATCGAACGACTCGTTTGCGTATTCATTAACATTATTGGAAGTGTGATGGGATATATCAATGCCATCTTCTTTCATGGTAGCAATGGCGCGGGGATTTACACCATGGGTTTCAATTCCGGCACTTCGTACTTCAACCTGTTTGCCACCGAAATACTCCAGATAACCGTGTGCTATCTGGCTACGACATGAGTTACCCGTACAGAGGACTAAAATTCTCTTCTTCATAAAATCATAACGTGTAGCGTATCTAAAAATCTTTTTAGGATTTTGTGCTTTCGTGGCATGAAAAATTTTCTTTGCCACAATAGCACTAAAACACCAATTTCTTCACTGCGTAAGTATTAGTTAGTAACGGTTCAGCAACAATTCGATTCTGGTCCGCAGCAAGCGGCTTTTTTCTCTTCAGCCAACTCCTTAACCCGATCTGCTCCTGGTTTTTCTCCATACACGGTAATGCTAAGGATGCCCAATGCTCCGTCTTTGTATTTTATCAGTTCATCTTTGTTCAGGTATGCTGAAAGTATCTCCTCCGGAATGGTAATCTTTCTTTCCTTCTGAATAACTAAGTTTTCAAATCCGGCATCTTTAGCCAGTTGAAGATATTTTTCCTGAGGAACGGCCCCGGCTACACATCCGGCATACATCTCGGCACTTTTTTGAAGACCTGAAGGTAATTCTCCCTGAAGAACAATATCTGAAACACTAAAGTGGCCACCGGGTTTTATTACCCGGAACATTTCTGCGAAAGCTTGTTTTTTGTTGGGCACCAGGTTGAGTACGCAATTGCTCACGACCACATCGGCAACATTCGCTGTAACGGGTATCCGTTCAATATCGCCATGCCGGAACTCTACATTATTGAATCCCAACTTTTCTGCGTTGATGCGGGCCTTATCAATCATCTTCTCCGTAAAATCAATACCAATCACTTTCCCTTTTTCTCCGGTTAAGCTTCTGGCAACAAAGGCATCGTTGCCGGCTCCTGATCCTAAATCAATAACCGTATCACCTTCTTTAATCAGGGCAAACTCAGTTGGTAAGCCGCAGCCTAATCCTAAGTCAGCATCGGCAACGTAACCTTTTAGTTTGGTGTAGTCTTCTGCCATGATAGCGTAATCAATGGTGGAACAACTACCACCGGCACCACAACAGCTCGTTGCGTTTTCGGTATAGCTCTGATCGGCAATCTGACCATATTTTTCTTTAACCAGTTGTTTAAGATTTTCGGATGTTGTGCTGGTATTCATAATGGTATAAAGTTAAAGTGTATTATCGTAATATTGCGATTCAACGAGGCAAAAAATTTTAGCAGCAGTCTTGGCCTTTGTAGCTTTCAAATAAATCAACTAATACTTTGCGGGCTTTGTTCCACATCTTTTCATCAATGCAGTAGCACACACTGGTGCCGCTGATGTTTCCTTTAATAATGCCTGCATCTTTGAGTTCCTTTAGATGTTGCGATACTGTAGACTGGGAGAGGGGGAGTTCATCTACAATATCACCGCAAATGCAACTCTTTGTATTGACCAGGTGCTTGAGGATAGCGATACGGGCAGGATGTGCCAGTGCTTTGGCCAGTTCGGCAGTTTCAATTTCGGCTTTGCTGAAGCCTGTGGTTTTGGTTAATCCCATGCTTGATTAATCGTAATATTACGATTTAAGTTTCGTTGCCTCACGAAATTTTACAATTTATTTTTTCCGGGCGACCGCTCGCTCGGCTGCGCTAACGATGTTTTCAGGCGAAAGACCATATTTCTTTAATAATTGAGTGGGTGTACCACTCTCCCCAAACGAATCGTTTACCGCTACCATTTCAAGGGGAACCGGGAAATGCCGACCTAAAACCTGGGCAATGCTGTCGCCTAAACCGCCATTGATCTGATGTTCCTCACAGGTAACAACGCACTTTGTTTTCTGTACGGATTCCAGAACGGCCTCTACATCCAATGGTTTAATAGTGTGAATGTTAATGACTTCTGCACGGATTCCTTTTTCGGCCAATGCAGCTTCAGCTTCAATAGCCTGCCACACCATGTGGCCACAGGCAAAAATGCTTACATCGGTTCCGTCAATCAGTTTATCGGCTTTGCCTATTGTAAATGGCCTATCGGCCGCCATAAAAATAGGCCACGAAGGGCGGCCAAAGCGCAGGTAGGCAGGCCCATGATGATCGCCAAGTGCCAAAGTAGCGGCCTTGGTTTGATTATAATCGCACGGAACAATCACCGTCATGCCCGGCAGCATTTTCATCATGCCAATGTCTTCCAGTATTTGGTGTGTTGCACCATCTTCACCCAAGGTTACACCCGCGTGAGATGCACATATCTTAACGTTTTTGTGTGAATAGGCTATTGACTGACGAATCTGGTCATAAACCCGTCCGGTAGAAAAGTTGGCAAACGTTCCGGTAAAGGGAATTTTGCCGCCAATGGTCATGCCGGCTGCAAGCCCCATCATGTTTGCTTCGGCAATGCCCACTTGAAAAAATCTTTCAGGGAATTCCTTTTTAAAGGCATCCATTTTTAACGAGCCTGTAAGGTCGGCACAAAGGCCAACCACATTGGGATTTTTACGGCCTAGTTCCAGCAACCCGATACCAAAGCCTGAGCGGGTATCTTTTTTTTCGGTAAAGGTAAATTTGGTCATGATGGTTATTGGTGGTTGAAAAGACAAGTATAACACCTCTTTTTTGAAGGTTAAAATTTGTTAACGGGTAGTTAATCTTCAAACTTTTGAAACACTCCTCCGTTCCAAGGTGCATACCAATCGTTATATGTCGAAGACAGATAAGAAACTCCTGTTTTGGTTTTTGGTTAGTTTACTCATTGCCATCATACCCTGGTTTATTGCCGGGTAAAAAAATACACCGCCTTTTGGCGGTGTATGCAGGGCCTTAACCCTCTAAAGAATTATGGTGATTTGCCGCTATACTTTCAGGCTGCTTTTTAACGAATTGATGGCTGTTTTCCCATCATCTACCAGTACATCAACACGCTTGTTGTAAGCCTTTTTTACATCAAGCATTGAATCCGTCATCTGATCCTTCAGTTCGTTTGTTTTTCCCATCAGTTTTTTGATGGTTTTCTTGCCGCTATTGGGGGCGAGCAGGAGTCCAGTCAGAATGCCTACCGATGCACCGGCCAAAACGCCAATCGCTACTTTAGTTGTTGTATTCATACCTTAAGGTTTAATGTAGTTTTACCATTCTGATACTTTCAGAACAATCCGGTAATCACGCGTATGACTACATTAGGGCAACAGGCCTGGTGGGATAATCGTTCAGGATATGATAAAAATCATGGATTCATTCAGGTAACTCAGCATAATCCACAATGTTTTTTTTGTAGAAAAGTGTAAGAAAGGTGTAAAGCAAGTTACCCTTGTCTTTGGCTTTATTACGTTCAAAGAAGTGATCAATATCTTTAAAGCCAGTAATGTCTTCAAACTCTGAATGGGAAAGCATTTTAAAGCCCATTGACCAATCGTGAAAAATGCGACTTGGTGAATTGCCCTCCATAATGGTGATTACCCGATGGTGGCGCTTGTCACGACATATGTTTGCGTAAACCCCGGTAACATCTTCTTTTTTGCCTTCTAATATTTGAATGAACTTACCATTGAGGTACAAGAGCATACCGGTAATGTGATGTTGTTTGTTGTACAACCTTGATTCTTTCAAAAGCTGAATCAGTTCTTCCGGGGTAAGTGGGTTGGTGGCATGGCTCGTATAAACAAGGTGATACATTGCCTTAAGTTAGTAAAAAAGTTGATGCTAAAGACTGCCTTCAGTGTTCTGTTAAACCTATACCTAGCTAATCAGAACCTTATATCGGTAAGGTATAATTAAATGTTGTGGCTACTTTTCCCTGCATCTTGATGCCTGAAAGCATAAGCTATCACCCCCTAACGGTATTTTTCCTGTTTTGTCCAGAATGCCATCGAGGCGGAGATTGGCTATGTGTGGACCTTCACTATCCAGCGTGATCAAGGTAATATGATCGAATGCATTTTGGCTTAATGGATTTTGCCCACCACTGGTTGTGGCCACCATAATATAGTCCTTGTCATTTTTCACGGTGTGTGAATATTCATGAAAATGACCGTTGATCACAGTATAATTGCGATTTCCCAAAGCCGTTTCAATACGGGATAGATT is part of the Cyclobacteriaceae bacterium genome and harbors:
- a CDS encoding YtxH domain-containing protein; its protein translation is MNTTTKVAIGVLAGASVGILTGLLLAPNSGKKTIKKLMGKTNELKDQMTDSMLDVKKAYNKRVDVLVDDGKTAINSLKSSLKV
- a CDS encoding transketolase family protein, yielding MTKFTFTEKKDTRSGFGIGLLELGRKNPNVVGLCADLTGSLKMDAFKKEFPERFFQVGIAEANMMGLAAGMTIGGKIPFTGTFANFSTGRVYDQIRQSIAYSHKNVKICASHAGVTLGEDGATHQILEDIGMMKMLPGMTVIVPCDYNQTKAATLALGDHHGPAYLRFGRPSWPIFMAADRPFTIGKADKLIDGTDVSIFACGHMVWQAIEAEAALAEKGIRAEVINIHTIKPLDVEAVLESVQKTKCVVTCEEHQINGGLGDSIAQVLGRHFPVPLEMVAVNDSFGESGTPTQLLKKYGLSPENIVSAAERAVARKK
- a CDS encoding winged helix-turn-helix transcriptional regulator, whose product is MGLTKTTGFSKAEIETAELAKALAHPARIAILKHLVNTKSCICGDIVDELPLSQSTVSQHLKELKDAGIIKGNISGTSVCYCIDEKMWNKARKVLVDLFESYKGQDCC
- a CDS encoding BLUF domain-containing protein; translation: MYHLVYTSHATNPLTPEELIQLLKESRLYNKQHHITGMLLYLNGKFIQILEGKKEDVTGVYANICRDKRHHRVITIMEGNSPSRIFHDWSMGFKMLSHSEFEDITGFKDIDHFFERNKAKDKGNLLYTFLTLFYKKNIVDYAELPE
- a CDS encoding arsenite methyltransferase — encoded protein: MNTSTTSENLKQLVKEKYGQIADQSYTENATSCCGAGGSCSTIDYAIMAEDYTKLKGYVADADLGLGCGLPTEFALIKEGDTVIDLGSGAGNDAFVARSLTGEKGKVIGIDFTEKMIDKARINAEKLGFNNVEFRHGDIERIPVTANVADVVVSNCVLNLVPNKKQAFAEMFRVIKPGGHFSVSDIVLQGELPSGLQKSAEMYAGCVAGAVPQEKYLQLAKDAGFENLVIQKERKITIPEEILSAYLNKDELIKYKDGALGILSITVYGEKPGADRVKELAEEKKAACCGPESNCC
- a CDS encoding arsenate reductase ArsC; the encoded protein is MKKRILVLCTGNSCRSQIAHGYLEYFGGKQVEVRSAGIETHGVNPRAIATMKEDGIDISHHTSNNVNEYANESFDYVITVCDNAKENCPYFPATVKSFHHNFPDPAKATGSEQEILNEFRKVRAMIKDYMKTFIEANVH
- the serA gene encoding phosphoglycerate dehydrogenase yields the protein MKLNKYIVIDFDSTFTKIEAFDLLAEISLRDHPEGEERKKMIREITNQGMDGSISFRESLEKRVELLAPNKSHLLQLAERLKAQVSESFKRNREFFKKYADNIYVISNGFHMFIDPVVTEFGIKPENILANRFHFDEKGEVIGFDKENPLSANNGKVEQLKRLNLPGDVYVIGDGYTDYEIKHAGLANKFFAFTENVERENIMEKADHITPSLDEFLYLNKLNTAISYPKNRIHVLLLENVHPVAVELMRAEGFTVETYPAALSEEELCKKIKNVSVLGIRSKTQVTEKVLEQANRLMTIGAFCIGTNQIDLKAATQKGVAVFNAPFSNTRSVVELVVAEMIILIRKIVEKSNKMHQGKWDKSAAGSYEIRGKKLGLIGYGNIGAQLSVLAESMGMKVLYYDIEEKLSLGNATRCKTMKEVLEQADVVSLHVDGRAANKNLIGEREFGWMKKGVIFINLSRGHVVDIAALKANILNGNVGGCAIDVFPVEPNNEEEFISELRGLPNTILTPHIGGSTVEAQENIGNFVPGKFMDYINTGSTSNSVNFPNLVLPTLENAHRLIHIHENVPGILAQINKVLADHNINIAGQYLKTNEQIGYVITDIDKAYSKDVIKELRSIAHTIKFRVLY